Proteins from a genomic interval of Chryseobacterium indologenes:
- a CDS encoding efflux RND transporter periplasmic adaptor subunit, whose amino-acid sequence MKKKFTWKKAIYIVLGLLFAVALFSGIGYLIKSNSQEGEAFLTRKPTIQNMDDKVMATGKIVPKEEIEIKPNITGIIDKILVKEGDKVEIGQLIATVRIVPSISEVNAAQQEVQNAQLQISNAKLNVGNMQKQYDMQDRLYKQGVVSKQDYLNSQQQLFSQQQTLKNAQQQLNTAQKRLQIAKTGATPELQGQGLATTQIRSKASGTVLEVPVKLGSQVIEANNFNAGTTICSVADLNSLIFKGEIDEAQAGKLSQGMEMNIVIGALQNKTFPGKLTMIAPKGKDNAGTIKFPVEGNVENPNNEYIRAGFSANGEIVLSSQKNALLLDESLVQYEKKQGKDVPFAEVKQKDGKFKKVYLKLGASDGINVQILPGSEITKDSEVKVWNPSDKDKEELKEKAKKK is encoded by the coding sequence ATGAAAAAGAAATTCACTTGGAAAAAAGCCATTTATATAGTGTTGGGGCTTTTATTTGCAGTGGCATTGTTCTCAGGGATTGGCTATCTTATTAAATCGAACTCTCAGGAGGGAGAAGCTTTCCTGACCCGTAAACCTACGATTCAGAATATGGATGATAAGGTAATGGCTACAGGAAAAATTGTTCCGAAAGAGGAAATTGAAATCAAACCGAATATTACCGGGATTATCGATAAAATTTTAGTGAAAGAAGGAGATAAAGTGGAGATAGGACAGTTGATTGCTACTGTTAGAATTGTTCCCAGTATTTCTGAAGTAAACGCTGCTCAGCAGGAAGTTCAGAATGCACAGCTTCAAATAAGTAATGCCAAATTGAATGTTGGAAATATGCAGAAGCAATATGATATGCAGGACAGACTTTACAAGCAAGGGGTAGTTTCTAAGCAGGATTATCTAAACTCACAGCAACAATTGTTTTCTCAGCAGCAGACCCTTAAAAATGCTCAGCAACAATTGAATACCGCTCAAAAAAGATTGCAGATTGCAAAAACAGGAGCAACTCCGGAACTTCAGGGGCAAGGTCTTGCCACTACACAGATTCGTTCCAAGGCATCAGGAACCGTTCTTGAAGTTCCTGTAAAATTGGGAAGCCAGGTGATTGAAGCAAATAATTTCAATGCCGGAACAACGATCTGTTCAGTAGCAGACTTAAATTCTTTAATCTTTAAAGGAGAAATTGATGAGGCACAAGCCGGCAAATTAAGCCAGGGAATGGAAATGAACATTGTGATCGGTGCCTTACAGAATAAAACATTTCCGGGAAAACTTACCATGATCGCTCCTAAAGGAAAAGATAATGCAGGAACCATCAAATTCCCGGTAGAAGGGAATGTGGAAAATCCTAATAATGAATATATCAGAGCAGGGTTCTCTGCGAATGGTGAAATTGTATTAAGCTCACAAAAAAATGCTCTGCTGTTGGATGAGTCCCTCGTTCAGTATGAAAAGAAACAGGGGAAAGATGTTCCTTTTGCAGAGGTAAAGCAAAAAGACGGAAAATTTAAAAAAGTATACTTGAAACTGGGTGCCAGCGATGGGATCAATGTTCAGATTCTTCCTGGCTCAGAAATAACCAAAGATTCTGAAGTGAAAGTATGGAACCCGTCTGATAAAGATAAAGAAGAACTAAAAGAAAAAGCAAAGAAAAAATAA